A region from the Crocosphaera sp. UHCC 0190 genome encodes:
- a CDS encoding diflavin flavoprotein has translation MVALTVHSEDFTTSSRLTIKSQEIAEKTTAIRSLDWDRDRFDIEFGLRNGTTYNSFLIQGEKLALVDTSHIKFESLYLEELKELIDFSRLDYLIISHTEPDHSGLVKNILNLAPQVTIVGSKVAIQFLENMVHQPFNFLIVKSGETLNLGNGHQLEFVSAPNLHWPDTIFTYDHQTSVLYTCDVFGMHYCNDYLYDEESDLLTEDFQYYYDCLMGPNARSVLAALKRIQNLEIKTIATGHGPLLNYNIPQWINYYQQWSQAQAKSDNLVVIFYSEDYGYSEQIGRDIAQGLLKTEVTVDLVNLSETDPHEAREFVHEAKGLVIGMPSQHDPIAQTALQTILASVHGKQAIALFESGGGEDEPIFPLRNKFQEIGLTEAFSPILSKNAPTATTQKLAEEAGTDFGQWLTRDKTIKQMKSLDSDLDRALGRLSSGLYLITVQKGEVSGAMFASWVTQASLQPLGVAIAVAKDRAIESLLQVNDTFVLNVLEEGNYQGLMKHFLKRFAPGSDRFTGIKTYQSSNGSPILADALAYLDCTVTSRLEAGDHWIIYTTVQTGRVSKVDGVTAVHHRKVGNHY, from the coding sequence ATGGTTGCACTCACAGTTCATTCTGAGGATTTTACAACCTCAAGTCGTTTAACAATCAAAAGTCAAGAAATTGCTGAAAAAACCACAGCTATTCGTTCATTAGACTGGGATAGAGATCGCTTTGATATTGAATTTGGATTAAGGAATGGAACAACTTATAACTCTTTCTTAATTCAAGGAGAAAAATTAGCATTAGTTGATACTTCTCATATAAAATTTGAATCTTTATATCTAGAAGAATTAAAGGAGTTAATTGATTTTTCTAGACTAGATTATCTGATTATTAGTCATACAGAACCCGATCACAGTGGGTTAGTCAAAAATATCCTAAACCTTGCGCCTCAAGTTACCATTGTTGGCTCAAAAGTTGCCATACAATTTCTAGAGAATATGGTACATCAACCTTTTAATTTCTTAATAGTTAAAAGCGGTGAAACCTTAAATTTAGGCAATGGGCATCAGTTAGAATTTGTTTCCGCTCCTAATTTACATTGGCCTGATACCATTTTTACCTACGATCATCAAACCAGTGTTCTTTACACTTGTGATGTCTTTGGAATGCACTACTGTAATGACTATCTTTATGACGAAGAATCAGACTTGCTAACAGAAGATTTCCAGTATTATTATGATTGTTTAATGGGGCCAAATGCTCGTTCTGTATTAGCAGCACTCAAACGCATTCAAAACTTAGAAATTAAGACCATTGCAACGGGTCATGGCCCCTTACTGAACTATAATATTCCTCAATGGATCAACTATTATCAACAATGGAGTCAAGCACAGGCGAAAAGCGATAACTTGGTTGTAATCTTCTATAGTGAAGATTATGGCTATAGTGAGCAAATTGGGCGGGATATTGCTCAAGGACTCCTAAAAACAGAGGTAACGGTTGATTTAGTTAATCTTAGTGAGACTGATCCCCATGAAGCGCGGGAATTCGTCCACGAAGCGAAGGGCTTAGTCATAGGAATGCCTTCTCAACACGATCCCATCGCACAAACTGCCCTGCAAACTATTTTAGCCTCAGTTCATGGCAAACAAGCGATCGCCTTATTCGAGTCTGGTGGGGGAGAAGATGAACCCATTTTCCCCCTACGCAATAAATTTCAAGAAATAGGCTTAACTGAAGCATTTTCCCCCATTTTAAGCAAAAATGCCCCCACAGCCACCACCCAGAAGCTGGCAGAGGAAGCAGGAACGGATTTCGGACAGTGGTTAACCCGTGATAAAACTATTAAACAGATGAAATCCCTTGATTCTGATTTAGATCGGGCATTAGGTCGCCTTAGTAGCGGATTATATTTAATTACCGTCCAAAAAGGCGAAGTTTCGGGGGCAATGTTCGCCTCTTGGGTGACACAAGCAAGTTTGCAACCCTTGGGAGTGGCGATCGCCGTTGCGAAAGATCGGGCCATTGAATCTTTATTGCAAGTCAATGATACTTTTGTTCTTAATGTCTTAGAAGAAGGGAACTATCAGGGGTTAATGAAGCATTTTCTCAAGCGGTTTGCCCCTGGTAGCGATCGCTTTACAGGGATTAAAACCTATCAATCTAGCAACGGTTCCCCCATTTTAGCTGATGCTTTGGCATATTTAGACTGTACCGTCACCAGTCGCCTCGAAGCTGGCGATCACTGGATTATTTATACCACAGTGCAAACGGGACGAGTTTCAAAAGTCGATGGAGTGACGGCTGTACATCATCGTAAGGTGGGAAACCATTATTAA
- the rpsG gene encoding 30S ribosomal protein S7: protein MSRRGNIKKRPVPPDPVYNSCLVSMTIRRVMKSGKKSVASGIMYDAMTTIGERTGSDPLEVFEKAIKNLTPLVEVKARRVGGATYQVPMEVRSTRGTTLALRWLIRYSRIRGGRTMASKLANEIMDAANETGAAMKKRDETHRMAEANKAFAHYRY, encoded by the coding sequence ATGTCTCGTCGAGGAAACATCAAAAAACGCCCCGTTCCCCCCGATCCCGTCTACAATAGCTGTTTAGTTAGCATGACCATTCGTCGAGTCATGAAAAGCGGCAAAAAATCGGTAGCGTCGGGTATTATGTATGATGCCATGACCACTATCGGAGAACGGACAGGCAGCGATCCCCTAGAAGTGTTTGAAAAGGCCATCAAAAATCTCACCCCCTTAGTCGAAGTAAAAGCCCGTCGTGTGGGTGGTGCAACCTATCAAGTTCCCATGGAAGTCCGTTCGACAAGAGGAACTACTCTGGCTTTACGTTGGCTGATCCGCTATTCTCGTATACGGGGCGGTCGTACTATGGCCAGTAAATTAGCCAACGAAATTATGGATGCCGCCAATGAGACAGGTGCCGCTATGAAAAAGCGGGATGAAACCCATCGTATGGCAGAAGCGAACAAAGCCTTTGCTCACTATCGCTACTAG
- a CDS encoding phosphate-starvation-inducible PsiE family protein gives MSKLVDSLPSEKNGWLNVNPVVKALELVQDLIVISLCIGLFGFMVLQIRLMFLSLLPPVNFNAVTADILSLLIWVELFRLLIIYLQEKRISIGVAVEVAIVSVLREIIVRGILETQGTQVLAVCAFLLSLSVLMVIRVWLPPTFENIDPEETVSQRRKTHFKQTVGQSNNSYVHSSSSIE, from the coding sequence ATGTCTAAATTAGTTGACTCGTTGCCCTCTGAGAAAAATGGCTGGCTTAATGTTAACCCAGTGGTTAAAGCCTTGGAGTTAGTCCAAGATTTAATTGTGATTTCGTTGTGTATTGGGTTATTTGGCTTCATGGTGTTGCAAATTCGCTTAATGTTTTTGTCTTTGCTGCCTCCAGTCAATTTTAATGCGGTCACAGCCGATATTTTATCCCTATTAATTTGGGTTGAATTGTTCCGTCTGTTGATTATTTATCTACAAGAAAAGCGTATTTCTATCGGGGTTGCCGTTGAAGTAGCGATAGTTTCTGTCTTACGAGAAATCATTGTCAGAGGAATTTTAGAAACCCAAGGGACACAAGTTTTAGCCGTTTGTGCGTTTTTACTTTCTTTGAGTGTTTTAATGGTGATTCGTGTCTGGTTGCCTCCTACTTTTGAAAATATTGACCCAGAAGAAACAGTGTCTCAACGTCGCAAAACTCACTTTAAACAAACCGTTGGTCAATCCAACAATTCTTATGTCCATTCTTCCTCATCGATTGAATAA
- a CDS encoding iron-sulfur cluster assembly accessory protein: MIELTPAAVKEIKRIQKSRQQPESYFRLAIAQGGCSGLYYALELCETIPNGEQPYDLEGVSLIIESKSLPYLENLRLDYAEDLMGGGFRFHNPNAQATCRCGLSFSQKV, from the coding sequence ATGATTGAACTTACACCCGCCGCTGTTAAAGAAATTAAACGAATACAAAAAAGCCGTCAACAACCAGAAAGCTATTTCCGACTGGCGATCGCTCAAGGAGGGTGTTCTGGCTTATACTATGCCCTAGAGTTATGTGAAACCATACCCAATGGGGAACAACCCTATGATCTCGAAGGAGTTTCCTTAATTATCGAGTCAAAAAGCCTTCCCTACCTGGAAAACTTGCGCCTAGACTACGCCGAAGATCTGATGGGAGGGGGGTTTCGTTTCCATAACCCCAACGCCCAAGCTACCTGTCGTTGCGGCCTTTCCTTCAGCCAAAAAGTTTAA
- the rpsL gene encoding 30S ribosomal protein S12 has translation MPTIQQLIRSERSKAKKKTKSPALKQCPQRRGVCTRVYTTTPKKPNSALRKVARVRLTSGFEVTAYIPGIGHNLQEHSVVLIRGGRVKDLPGVRYHIIRGTLDAQGVKDRKQGRSKYGTKRPKKA, from the coding sequence ATGCCCACTATTCAACAACTGATTCGGAGCGAACGCTCAAAAGCCAAAAAGAAAACCAAATCTCCCGCCCTCAAGCAATGTCCTCAACGTCGGGGAGTTTGCACGCGGGTTTATACCACCACACCGAAAAAACCCAACTCAGCCCTGAGAAAAGTTGCCAGGGTGCGTTTAACATCAGGGTTTGAAGTCACAGCCTACATTCCCGGCATTGGTCATAACCTACAAGAACACTCCGTTGTTTTGATTCGTGGCGGACGGGTGAAAGATTTACCTGGTGTCCGTTATCATATCATTCGCGGTACCTTAGATGCCCAAGGGGTGAAAGATCGCAAACAAGGACGTTCTAAATATGGAACAAAGCGTCCCAAAAAAGCCTAA
- a CDS encoding pentapeptide repeat-containing protein: MFITTEPFNSRGEGGEKLVWEAIQSTFYQRKCLAYWRYPIFSQTGKFRKEPDILVADFELGLIIIEVKSITLDQIVNIQGHRWEYQNFYTKFGNPYQQGENQLFSLLEYLNQEPDLKHKVTAKVLVALPFIQQEDWKEKGFEQLPSCPPIIFKNHLFLFRSLEQIIQQTPPIISGQVLTDQQWELLLNILSGTPVFTQPNHKVLSHEKSRGKILQEVKKYLYKFDLKQEKIAKQIPPGCQRIRGIAGSGKTVLLCQKAAIMHLKYPQWRIAFIFFSRSLYQEIIQQIDQWIRYFSHQEKTYNKNNQKLQVFHAWGSREQLGFYRLLCQVTGVMPLGVNQTTFQAPNEALGEVCVDLLKQKAIPQLFDAILIDEGQDLMVDNWLYQDKQPFYWLAYQSLRSINSMSPQQRRLIWAYDELQSLESLKVPNTSEIFGEQLGNLVTGKYNNDINKTEIMPRCYRTPHQLIIVAHGIGMGWLRSQGMLTGISNQEDWKSLGYEIEGNLIEGQKITLKRPQGNSPHPLSSLWKDSLINFNTYLSRQQEISALAQQIKHNLRQDGLRPSKEILVIVLGEYFDAVKLQKTIATFLIRQGIDIFIPGTKKCNCLTEENHEDRNQFWCEGAVTISRIYRAKGQESDMIYIVGLDYLAQKEDNLFLRNQLFIAITRSRGWVNLSGIGNYPFYQELRNLIDNKDTFSFIYTNPKQREIIGTEAGELLHRYRLGERNFQQAELANVVLENLNLEDINLIGSNLSGANLQYSQLNRAKLIAADLQKANLQGASLVNAKLMGANLRDANLTNTNLTNADLTDAILNSEI, encoded by the coding sequence ATGTTTATCACAACGGAACCCTTTAATTCTAGGGGAGAAGGGGGAGAAAAATTGGTTTGGGAAGCCATACAATCTACATTTTATCAGAGAAAATGTTTAGCTTATTGGCGTTATCCAATTTTTTCACAAACGGGAAAATTTCGCAAAGAACCTGATATTTTAGTTGCTGATTTTGAGTTAGGATTAATTATTATTGAAGTTAAATCTATTACTCTAGATCAAATTGTCAATATTCAAGGACATCGCTGGGAATATCAGAATTTTTATACAAAATTTGGCAACCCTTATCAACAGGGAGAAAACCAATTATTTTCTTTATTAGAATACCTAAATCAAGAACCAGATTTAAAGCATAAAGTAACAGCAAAAGTCCTGGTTGCTTTACCATTTATTCAACAAGAAGACTGGAAAGAAAAAGGATTCGAACAACTGCCGAGTTGTCCTCCAATTATCTTTAAAAATCACTTATTTTTATTCCGATCTCTTGAACAAATTATACAACAAACACCCCCCATTATTTCAGGACAAGTATTAACAGATCAACAATGGGAGTTATTATTAAATATCTTGTCAGGAACCCCTGTTTTTACACAACCCAATCATAAAGTCTTAAGTCATGAGAAAAGTCGAGGAAAAATATTACAAGAAGTAAAAAAGTATCTTTACAAATTTGATTTAAAACAGGAAAAAATTGCCAAGCAAATTCCTCCAGGATGTCAACGAATTCGAGGAATAGCAGGATCGGGTAAAACGGTTTTACTCTGTCAAAAAGCAGCAATTATGCACCTCAAATATCCTCAATGGAGAATTGCTTTTATTTTCTTTTCTCGCAGTCTGTATCAAGAGATAATACAACAAATTGATCAATGGATTAGATATTTTAGTCATCAAGAAAAAACCTACAATAAAAATAATCAAAAATTACAGGTATTTCATGCTTGGGGTTCTAGGGAACAATTAGGATTTTATCGCTTACTTTGTCAAGTAACAGGAGTGATGCCATTAGGGGTTAATCAAACAACTTTTCAAGCACCGAATGAAGCATTAGGTGAGGTATGTGTAGATCTCTTAAAACAGAAAGCAATTCCTCAGTTATTTGATGCTATTTTAATTGATGAAGGACAGGATTTAATGGTTGATAATTGGCTTTATCAAGACAAACAGCCTTTTTATTGGTTAGCTTATCAATCATTACGGTCCATTAATTCTATGTCTCCTCAGCAAAGACGCTTAATTTGGGCTTATGATGAATTACAAAGCTTAGAGAGTTTAAAAGTGCCTAATACAAGTGAGATTTTTGGAGAACAATTAGGCAATTTAGTGACAGGAAAATATAATAATGATATAAATAAAACAGAAATTATGCCCCGTTGTTATCGGACTCCTCATCAACTTATTATTGTTGCTCATGGCATTGGAATGGGATGGTTAAGATCCCAAGGAATGTTAACAGGAATCAGTAATCAAGAAGACTGGAAAAGTTTAGGCTATGAAATCGAAGGTAACTTGATTGAAGGACAGAAAATCACCCTAAAACGTCCTCAAGGAAATTCACCTCATCCCTTATCTTCTTTATGGAAAGATTCACTAATTAACTTTAATACTTATTTATCACGACAGCAAGAAATTAGTGCCTTAGCACAACAAATTAAGCACAATTTACGTCAGGATGGATTAAGACCGAGTAAAGAAATTTTAGTGATAGTTTTAGGAGAATATTTTGACGCAGTTAAACTGCAAAAGACTATTGCTACTTTTTTGATCAGACAAGGGATCGATATTTTTATTCCAGGGACTAAAAAATGTAACTGTTTAACGGAAGAAAATCATGAAGATCGTAATCAATTTTGGTGTGAGGGTGCGGTGACAATTTCTCGTATTTATAGAGCTAAAGGACAAGAATCTGATATGATTTATATTGTCGGATTAGATTACCTCGCTCAAAAAGAAGATAATCTATTTTTACGCAATCAATTATTTATTGCCATCACGCGATCGCGGGGGTGGGTTAATCTCAGTGGAATTGGTAATTATCCCTTTTATCAAGAGTTAAGAAATTTGATCGATAATAAAGATACTTTTAGCTTTATTTATACTAACCCTAAACAAAGAGAAATTATTGGCACTGAAGCAGGAGAATTATTACATCGGTATCGTTTAGGAGAGAGAAACTTTCAACAGGCAGAATTAGCCAATGTTGTCCTAGAAAATCTCAATTTAGAGGATATTAATCTGATTGGGTCTAATTTATCCGGTGCTAATTTACAATATAGTCAACTCAATCGTGCTAAATTAATTGCGGCCGATTTACAAAAAGCAAATTTACAAGGAGCAAGTTTAGTTAATGCAAAATTAATGGGAGCAAATCTCAGGGATGCGAATTTAACCAATACAAATTTAACCAATGCGGACTTAACTGATGCTATCCTGAATTCTGAAATATAA
- a CDS encoding protein adenylyltransferase SelO encodes MTPNRDNPLLNLDYEPALENLGDDYYDQVAAAEFPQHILRFRNDQLLPQLGLNPDLVEDGHFIEAFGKFQGIRPFLALRYHGYQFGEYNPFLGDGRGFLYGQVRGVDGTLYDFGTKGSGQTPYSRGGDGRLTLKGGVREVLAAEALQALGVTTSRCLSLVETGESLWRGDEPSPTRSSVMIRMSRSHIRFGTFERLYYLKRPDLIKKLLDFVIDIYYQNLPDSSDRYVLFYQELVKRVANLVAQWMAAGFCHGVLNTDNMSITGESFDYGPYGFIPTYDPQFTSAYFDYGGRYSYGNQPLICRVNLEMLQLPLMTLISPRQLEAALNQFDDYYAAAYRESMLKKLGIEGLNIAEGNELLDKTLEVLKTSQIGYHEFFAALTDQFNWGWREDSSTILENSTIPSADWETWRQLYYQVLSKIPQEKMDEVSHCLHQYNTQTPLLRPIIESVWEAITSENNWQPFEELVNKLQKK; translated from the coding sequence ATGACACCAAACCGAGATAACCCCTTACTCAATCTCGATTATGAACCAGCCTTAGAAAACTTAGGAGACGACTATTATGATCAAGTCGCGGCTGCTGAGTTTCCCCAACATATTCTACGGTTTCGCAACGATCAATTATTACCCCAATTAGGATTAAACCCTGATCTGGTAGAAGATGGACATTTTATCGAAGCATTTGGCAAATTTCAAGGAATACGCCCCTTTCTTGCCCTGCGCTATCATGGTTATCAGTTTGGAGAGTATAACCCCTTTCTGGGAGATGGTAGAGGCTTTCTTTACGGACAAGTAAGAGGGGTGGATGGGACATTATATGATTTTGGCACAAAAGGGTCGGGACAGACCCCTTATTCACGGGGTGGTGATGGTAGATTAACCCTCAAAGGGGGTGTCAGGGAAGTCTTAGCAGCAGAAGCTTTACAAGCATTAGGAGTCACTACCTCCCGTTGTTTAAGTTTAGTGGAAACTGGGGAATCTTTATGGCGAGGAGATGAACCCTCTCCGACCCGTTCCTCTGTTATGATTCGCATGAGTCGTTCTCATATTCGCTTTGGTACATTTGAACGTCTATATTATCTAAAACGGCCAGATTTAATTAAAAAATTATTAGATTTTGTCATTGATATTTATTATCAAAATCTGCCTGATTCAAGCGATCGCTACGTTCTATTTTATCAAGAATTAGTCAAAAGGGTAGCGAACTTAGTGGCACAATGGATGGCTGCGGGGTTTTGTCATGGGGTTTTAAACACCGATAATATGTCGATTACAGGGGAAAGTTTTGACTATGGCCCCTATGGTTTTATTCCTACTTATGATCCCCAATTTACTTCAGCTTATTTTGATTATGGGGGACGGTATAGTTATGGCAATCAACCCCTAATTTGTCGGGTCAATTTAGAGATGTTACAGTTACCCTTAATGACCCTCATTTCTCCTCGTCAATTAGAAGCTGCCTTGAATCAGTTTGATGATTATTATGCTGCAGCTTATCGTGAATCTATGTTAAAAAAATTAGGAATTGAAGGGTTAAATATTGCGGAAGGGAATGAGTTATTAGATAAGACTCTTGAGGTTTTAAAGACCAGTCAAATTGGTTATCATGAATTTTTTGCGGCCTTAACTGATCAATTTAATTGGGGATGGCGTGAAGACAGTTCTACTATTTTAGAAAATAGCACAATTCCCTCCGCAGACTGGGAAACTTGGCGACAATTATACTATCAGGTTTTAAGCAAAATTCCTCAAGAAAAAATGGATGAAGTGAGTCACTGTTTACATCAATATAATACCCAAACGCCCTTACTTAGACCCATAATTGAATCGGTTTGGGAAGCGATCACTTCTGAAAATAATTGGCAACCGTTTGAAGAATTAGTGAATAAACTACAGAAAAAATAA
- a CDS encoding ribonuclease Z gives MEITFLGTSSGVPTRSRNVSSVALRLPQRAEVWLFDCGEGTQHQLLRSDVKISQITRIFVTHMHGDHIYGLMGLLASCGLAGNAQAIEIYGPPDLADYLKACARYSHVKFSNRVRVYGVSPGILYEDEEFTVSCELLKHRIPAFGYRITEKDRPGRFDIEKATALGIPPGPVYGQLKRGETVTLPDGRRIRGKELCGETETGRKVVYCTDTVFCESAIDLAQDADVLIHEATFAHQDAQLAFDRLHSTSTMAAQVALGAGVKQLIMTHFSPRYAPGNDLQLDDLLNEARAIFPHTILSRDFMTYEVPRRNINREIIGVV, from the coding sequence GTGGAGATTACCTTTTTAGGAACCAGTTCCGGTGTACCAACGCGATCGCGTAATGTATCTAGTGTAGCCCTACGTCTTCCCCAAAGGGCGGAAGTTTGGCTATTTGACTGCGGGGAAGGAACCCAACATCAATTATTACGCAGTGATGTCAAAATCTCCCAAATTACCCGAATTTTCGTCACCCATATGCACGGAGATCACATTTATGGGTTAATGGGACTGTTAGCGAGTTGTGGTTTGGCGGGAAATGCTCAAGCAATCGAGATTTACGGCCCTCCCGATCTGGCAGATTATTTAAAAGCTTGTGCTAGATATTCTCATGTAAAATTTTCTAACCGCGTTCGGGTTTATGGGGTTAGTCCTGGTATTCTCTACGAAGATGAGGAATTTACAGTTAGTTGCGAGTTACTGAAACATCGAATTCCAGCCTTTGGCTATCGTATCACGGAAAAAGACCGTCCAGGACGTTTTGATATAGAAAAGGCCACCGCTTTGGGTATTCCTCCAGGGCCTGTATATGGGCAGCTAAAACGGGGGGAAACCGTCACATTACCCGATGGCCGTCGTATTCGGGGGAAAGAGTTATGCGGAGAGACAGAAACGGGCCGTAAGGTGGTTTACTGCACGGATACGGTGTTTTGTGAGAGTGCCATTGATTTGGCCCAGGATGCTGATGTGTTGATTCATGAGGCAACTTTTGCTCATCAAGATGCTCAATTAGCTTTTGATCGTCTTCATTCTACCTCAACTATGGCAGCACAGGTGGCCTTAGGGGCAGGGGTAAAACAATTAATTATGACTCATTTTAGTCCCCGTTATGCCCCAGGAAATGACCTACAATTAGACGATTTGTTAAATGAAGCTAGGGCAATTTTTCCTCATACTATTTTATCTCGTGATTTTATGACTTATGAAGTACCAAGACGCAACATAAATCGGGAAATTATAGGGGTTGTTTAA
- a CDS encoding diflavin flavoprotein, with translation MSTPTLTPMTTRPRDVQIAPLGTQTTVFRSRTWDRLKFEVEYALEKGTTANSYLIQADKTALIDPPGESFTNLFLEELAKQFDLTQLDYVILGHVNPNRMATLKVLVEKCPQLSLICSKSAANAIKTSFPHWESKIRVVRSEDTLDLGQGHQLQFLLVPTPRWPDGLFTYDPKTRILYTDKLFGVHLCSDNLFDEDWKQLDSDRRYYFDCLHGGQGKQLEGILDKIEGFSAKYYAPNHGVIVRYSLSRFTYDYRQWCQQQKRQTLKVALLYASAYGNTAILANAIAQGLMDNGVGVDLLNCEVADPDAIARTLEDCDGFIIGSPTLGGHAPVQIQTALGIVLASASKTKLAGVFGSYGWSGEAIDLISAKLRDANYRFGFNALRIRFTPDQKSLQQSHQAGAEFAQNLKKKQKQRIPLQGITEANIDRTEQAVGRIIGSICVVTAHHNGSDRAFLTSWVSQASFNPPGLMIAINQKQWENSCLEIGETFVLNILKEGRNIRRHFTDQNQENPLSQITTKKANNNCLILTEALAYLECRVQQRIEAGDHWLIYGIVNQGEVLETEGVTAIQHRKSGRQY, from the coding sequence ATGTCTACACCAACTTTAACCCCCATGACTACCCGTCCCCGTGACGTTCAAATTGCCCCATTAGGAACCCAGACAACGGTATTTCGTTCTCGAACCTGGGATCGCCTCAAATTTGAAGTAGAATATGCCTTAGAAAAGGGGACAACCGCCAATTCTTACTTAATTCAAGCTGATAAAACCGCTTTAATTGATCCCCCTGGTGAATCATTTACCAACCTTTTTCTGGAAGAATTAGCCAAACAGTTCGATCTAACCCAATTAGACTATGTAATTTTAGGTCATGTTAATCCCAACCGCATGGCCACCCTCAAGGTTTTAGTCGAAAAATGCCCTCAACTAAGCTTAATTTGCTCTAAATCAGCCGCAAACGCCATTAAAACTTCTTTTCCTCATTGGGAATCCAAAATCCGTGTGGTGAGGTCTGAGGATACCCTAGACTTAGGACAGGGACATCAGTTACAGTTTCTTTTAGTGCCTACTCCTCGCTGGCCGGATGGACTTTTTACCTATGACCCCAAAACCCGCATCCTCTATACTGATAAACTGTTTGGGGTTCATCTGTGCAGTGATAATTTATTTGATGAAGACTGGAAACAATTAGATAGCGATCGCCGTTACTATTTTGACTGTCTTCATGGGGGGCAAGGTAAACAATTAGAGGGCATTTTAGACAAAATAGAAGGATTTTCAGCTAAATATTACGCCCCTAATCATGGTGTCATCGTCCGCTATAGTCTCAGCCGTTTTACCTATGATTATCGCCAATGGTGTCAACAACAAAAACGCCAAACTCTCAAAGTGGCCTTATTGTATGCGTCTGCTTATGGCAATACCGCCATTTTAGCCAATGCGATCGCCCAAGGATTGATGGATAATGGGGTAGGGGTAGACTTATTGAACTGTGAAGTCGCTGATCCTGATGCGATCGCCCGTACCCTAGAAGACTGTGATGGGTTTATCATAGGATCGCCTACTTTGGGGGGTCATGCACCTGTACAGATCCAAACCGCTTTAGGAATAGTTTTAGCTAGTGCCTCTAAAACGAAGTTAGCTGGTGTATTTGGTTCCTATGGGTGGAGTGGGGAAGCAATTGACCTAATTTCCGCTAAATTACGCGATGCAAACTATCGTTTTGGCTTTAATGCCTTGCGTATCCGCTTTACGCCCGATCAAAAGTCCTTACAACAATCTCACCAAGCAGGGGCAGAATTCGCCCAAAACCTCAAGAAAAAGCAAAAACAGCGCATCCCCCTCCAAGGAATCACAGAAGCTAATATTGACCGCACAGAACAAGCTGTAGGACGCATTATCGGGTCTATTTGTGTTGTCACCGCACACCACAACGGCAGCGATCGCGCTTTTCTGACTTCTTGGGTGTCTCAAGCAAGTTTTAATCCTCCTGGGTTAATGATAGCTATTAATCAAAAACAATGGGAAAATTCTTGTTTAGAAATCGGGGAAACTTTTGTGTTAAATATTCTCAAAGAAGGCAGAAATATTCGACGGCATTTTACTGATCAAAATCAAGAAAATCCCTTGAGTCAAATTACAACCAAAAAAGCCAATAATAACTGTTTAATTCTAACAGAAGCCTTAGCTTATTTAGAATGTAGAGTACAACAACGAATTGAAGCAGGAGATCATTGGTTAATTTATGGAATTGTTAATCAAGGAGAAGTCTTAGAAACCGAAGGAGTAACCGCCATTCAACACCGTAAATCTGGCCGTCAATATTAA